A portion of the Clupea harengus chromosome 18, Ch_v2.0.2, whole genome shotgun sequence genome contains these proteins:
- the si:dkey-183c6.7 gene encoding urea transporter 1: protein MWTPKKGEDHARARAPRGMVVSVLLYCTGEMSHFSKFMEDKPFPLQLVEWILRGVARVILANNPVSGALVLGALVMASPWQALLGTVGLLASTLTAIIIGQDSAEIAGGLHGFNGMLVALLMGVFSSAGDWYWWLLIPACLGGATCTFLFSGLGPLLDRWDLPVAVFPFNMVIVLFLSCTGVDHPYFPHYPATPPGAPEGLNHTQLHVPQLLQGVVLGVGQIYACGALWPSVLILGGVLIFSPLMCVHALLGSGVGTLVGLSMAVRHGALYSGLLGFNGALGCMAVGGLFFTFNWKTHLFAIASAFLSAYTDIALSNLLGTVGLPACSLGATLIATLMLLLTAQHLSAYRIPIGRVGSPEHNLHKHSQWEEGAKDDSTDV, encoded by the exons ATGTGGACTCCAAAGAAGGGAGAGGACCATGCCCGCGCCCGCGCTCCCCGAGGGATGGTGGTCTCCGTCCTGCTCTACTGCACGGGAGAGATGAGCCACTTCAGCAAGTTCATGGAGG ACAAACCCTTCCCTCTGCAGCTGGTGGAGTGGATCTTGCGTGGGGTTGCCAGGGTGATCCTGGCCAACAACCCCGTCAGCGGTGCACTGGTCCTGGGGGCGCTGGTCATGGCCAGCCCCTGGCAGGCCCTCCTGGGGACCGTGGGCCTGCTGGCGTCCACCCTCACAGCCATCATCATAGGACAGGACag tgcagAGATTGCTGGCGGGCTACATGGTTTCAATGGGATGTTGGTGGCTCTCCTGATGGGTGTGTTCAGCTCAGCAGGAGACTGGTACTGGTGGCTGCTTATACCTGCCTGTCTCGGTGGAGCCACGTG CACGTTTCTGTTCAGTGGCTTGGGTCCGTTGCTGGACCGCTGGGATCTCCCTGTGGCCGTGTTTCCCTTCAACATGGTGATcgtgctcttcctctcctgcacCGGTGTTGACCATCCCTACTTCCCGCACTACCCTGCAACGCCACCGGGGGCGCCAGAGGGCCTTAACCACACCCAGCTCCACGTCCCACAA CTCCTGCAGGGGGTGGTGTTGGGCGTGGGGCAGATCTACGCCTGTGGGGCCCTGTGGCCCTCTGTGCTCATCCTGGGCGGCGTGCTGATCTTCTCCCCCCTCATGTGTGTCCACGCCCTCCTGGGCTCCGGGGTCGGCACCCTGGTCG GTCTATCGATGGCAGTGCGGCATGGTGCTCTTTATTCCGGCCTATTGGGGTTCAACGGAGCTCTGGGCTGCATGGCAGTGGGCGGGCTCTTCTTCACTTTCAACTGGAAGACACACCTCTTTGCCATCGCTAGCG CCTTCCTCTCAGCGTACACAGACATTGCCCTGAGCAATCTGCTGGGCacg GTGGGCCTCCCAGCATGCAGTTTGGGAGCAACACTCATAGCCACCCTCATGTTGCTGTTGACAGCCCAGCATCTCTCCGCCTACAGAATCCCTATTGGTCGAGTGGGATCACCAGAACACAACCTGCACAAGCACAGCCAATGGGAGGAGGGGGCCAAAGATGACAGCACAGATGTGTGa